In Arachis hypogaea cultivar Tifrunner chromosome 2, arahy.Tifrunner.gnm2.J5K5, whole genome shotgun sequence, a genomic segment contains:
- the LOC112751039 gene encoding protein trichome birefringence-like 35, whose amino-acid sequence MVIAQRWKWSNSGRKKTPYFPLLVLFLVAFIAFSTLHSEHSIHQIHENPDHARIHQEEHVSVTYVKPNLLNRASEVLDRFSRCNSTVEYSGRKIACLGSGGGGGSRGFSGHRSLETEKCDVFSGKWVFDNGSYPLYNEADCPYMSDQLACHKHGRNDLGYQHWRWQPHNCNLKRFDVKEMWEKLRNKRLMFVGDSLNRGQWISMVCLLQSVIPADKRSMSPNAHLTIFRAEEYNATVEFLWAPLLVESNSDDPVNHRLDERIIRPDTVLKHASKWEHADILVFNTYLWWRQGPVKLLWTDEENGACEQLDGREAMELAMGAWADWVSTKVDPLKKRVFFVTMSPTHLWSREWKPGSEGNCYGEKDPIDFEGYWGSGSDLPTMHSVEKILSNLSSKVSVINITQLSEYRKDGHPSIFRKFWEPLRPEKLANPPSYSDCIHWCLPGVPDVWNELLFHFL is encoded by the exons ATGGTGATAGCTCAG AGGTGGAAGTGGAGCAATAGCGGCAGAAAGAAAACCCCTTATTTTCCACTGCTTGTGCTGTTCTTGGTGGCGTTCATAGCTTTCTCAACACTTCACAGTGAGCACAGCATTCACCAAATCCATGAGAACCCAGATCATGCTCGTATTCATCAAGAAGAACATGTTTCAGTTACTTATGTCAAACCCAACCTTCTCAATCGAGCTTCAG AGGTTTTGGATAGATTCAGTAGATGCAACTCCACAGTAGAGTATAGTGGCAGGAAAATTGCTTGCCTTGGTAGTGGCGGCGGCGGTGGTTCTCGGGGTTTCAGCGGCCACCGGAGTTTGGAGACGGAAAAATGTGATGTATTCTCGGGAAAATGGGTGTTTGATAATGGTTCATATCCATTGTACAATGAGGCAGATTGCCCTTATATGTCTGACCAATTGGCATGTCATAAGCATGGAAGGAATGATTTGGGTTATCAGCATTGGAGATGGCAACCTCATAACTGCAATTTGAAGAG GTTTGATGTGAAAGAGATGTGGGAGAAGTTAAGAAATAAAAGGCTAATGTTTGTTGGAGATTCACTAAACAGAGGGCAATGGATATCAATGGTATGCTTGTTACAATCAGTTATCCCTGCAGATAAGAGATCAATGTCACCAAATGCCCATCTTACCATATTCCGAGCAGAG GAGTACAATGCAACTGTTGAATTCCTTTgggctcctcttcttgttgaatCTAATTCTGATGATCCAGTAAATCACAGACTAGATGAACGCATAATTCGTCCCGATACTGTTCTTAAGCACGCATCAAAGTGGGAGCATGCTGATATACTAGTGTTCAACACATACTTGTGGTGGAGACAAGGACCAGTCAAGCTATT ATGGACCGACGAAGAAAATGGAGCTTGTGAACAATTGGATGGGCGAGAAGCGATGGAGTTGGCCATGGGAGCTTGGGCTGATTGGGTATCTACTAAAGTTGATCCTCTCAAGAAGCGTGTCTTTTTTGTGACCATGTCCCCAACACATCTATG GAGCCGAGAGTGGAAACCGGGAAGCGAGGGAAACTGTTATGGAGAGAAGGATCCCATTGATTTTGAAGGCTACTGGGGAAGTGGTTCTGATTTACCTACAATGCACTCAGTGGAGAAGATCCTAAGCAATTTAAGTTCAAAAGTTTCTGTCATTAACATCACTCAACTATCTGAGTATCGAAAGGACGGCCACCCTTCCATTTTCCGCAAGTTCTGGGAGCCCCTTCGACCCGAAAAGTTGGCGAATCCTCCGTCTTATTCCGATTGCATACATTGGTGCTTACCAGGGGTGCCTGATGTGTGGAATGAGTTGCTATTCCATTTTTTATGA
- the LOC112751012 gene encoding protein trichome birefringence-like 34 — MANKASQEIVLGNTSTNNGGIRSTFQSLVLVLTTIVVVTGVYLTQEGGEWFEESSSNSMSSIIEESKCNMFNGKWVFDNITHPLYKEKQCTYMSDQLACEKFGRKDLSYQNWRWQPHQCHIPRFNATAMLEKLRNKRLVFVGDSLNRGQWISMVCLVESSVLPSLKSMRTIANGSLSIFKAIEYNASIEFYWAPLLVESNSDDPINHRVANRIVRVKSIEKHARHWTDADILVFNTFLWWRRRAMNVLWGSFEDPDAVYKRVEMVRVYEMALRTWSDWLEVHVNRSKTQLFFVSMSPTHQRAHEWGGVKGENCYKETDLITQEDYWGNGTFPSMMRVVENVLQDLKSRGLNVQMLNITQLSEYRKEGHPSIYRKQWEPLTEEQISNPKTYADCIHWCLPGVSDTWNELLYAYIFHQ; from the exons ATGGCAAATAAGGCATCACAAGAAATAGTGTTAGGAAACACTAGTACTAATAATGGAGGAATAAGAAGCACATTTCAATCACTTGTTTTAGTACTAACAACAATTGTAGTTGTGACTGGCGTTTATCTAACACAAGAAGGAGGAGAATGGTTTGAAGAGAGTAGTAGTAATAGTATGTCATCAATTATTGAAGAATCAAAATGCAACATGTTTAATGGTAAGTGGGTTTTTGACAACATAACTCATCCATTATACAAAGAGAAGCAATGCACATACATGTCAGATCAATTGGCTTGTGAGAAGTTTGGAAGGAAGGACCTTAGCTACCAGAATTGGAGGTGGCAGCCACACCAATGTCACATACCAAg GTTCAATGCAACAGCAATGCTTGAAAAGCTAAGGAACAAGAGGCTTGTGTTTGTTGGGGATTCACTCAATAGAGGCCAATGGATTTCAATGGTTTGCCTTGTTGAGTCTTCAGTGCTCCCATCTCTTAAATCAATGCGCACCATTGCCAATGGATCACTAAGTATTTTTAAGGCCATA GAATACAATGCAAGCATAGAGTTCTATTGGGCCCCACTACTAGTAGAATCAAACTCAGATGATCCAATAAACCATAGAGTAGCAAATAGAATTGTGAGGGTCAAGAGCATTGAGAAGCATGCTAGGCATTGGACTGATGCAGACATTCTGGTCTTCAACACTTTCCTTTGGTGGAGAAGGCGTGCAATGAATGTTCT GTGGGGATCATTTGAAGATCCAGATGCAGTGTACAAAAGGGTTGAAATGGTGAGAGTCTATGAAATGGCATTGAGGACTTGGTCAGATTGGTTGGAGGTCCATGTTAATCGTAGCAAGACACAGTTGTTTTTTGTTAGCATGTCACCCACTCACCAAAG GGCTCATGAATGGGGAGGAGTGAAGGGTGAAAACTGCTACAAAGAAACAGATTTGATTACACAAGAGGATTACTGGGGGAATGGTACTTTTCCATCAATGATGAGGGTGGTGGAAAATGTACTTCAAGATTTGAAATCAAGAGGCTTGAATGTTCAGATGCTTAACATCACACAGCTCTCAGAGTATAGAAAAGAAGGTCACCCATCTATCTATAGGAAGCAATGGGAGCCTCTAACAGAAGAACAGATTTCTAACCCAAAAACTTATGCAGATTGCATACATTGGTGCCTTCCAGGAGTTTCTGACACTTGGAATGAGCTTCTCTATGCCTATATTTTCCATCAATGA
- the LOC112751021 gene encoding proteasome subunit alpha type-4 gives MSRRYDSRTTIFSPEGRLYQVEYAMEAIGNAGSAIGILSKDGVVLVGEKKVTSKLLQTSSSTEKMYKIDDHVACAVAGIMSDANILINTARVQAQRYTYAYQEPMPVEQLVQSLCDTKQGYTQFGGLRPFGVSFLFAGWDKNFGFQLYMSDPSGNYGGWKAGAIGANNQAAQSILKQDYKDDISREEAVQLALKVLSKTMDSTSLTSEKIELAEVFLSPSGKVKYEVCSPEALNKLLVKFGVTQPATDTA, from the coding sequence ATGTCGCGAAGATATGATAGCCGTACAACAATCTTCTCCCCTGAAGGACGTCTTTATCAAGTGGAGTATGCAATGGAGGCTATTGGAAATGCTGGTTCTGCCATAGGGATCTTATCAAAAGATGGTGTCGTGTTGGTTGGCGAAAAGAAGGTAACATCCAAGCTGCTGCAAACCTCTTCATCCACTGAGAAAATGTACAAGATTGATGATCATGTTGCATGTGCTGTTGCCGGGATAATGTCGGATGCCAACATCCTCATCAATACAGCTAGGGTCCAAGCACAACGCTACACATATGCCTACCAAGAGCCCATGCCTGTTGAACAGTTGGTTCAGTCTCTTTGTGATACTAAGCAAGGATACACCCAATTCGGTGGTCTTCGACCATTTGGGGTCTCATTCCTGTTTGCAGGTTGGGACAAAAACTTTGGCTTTCAACTCTACATGAGTGATCCTAGTGGAAACTATGGCGGTTGGAAAGCAGGAGCTATTGGTGCAAACAACCAGGCGGCTCAGTCAATACTGAAACAGGACTACAAGGATGACATTTCGAGGGAAGAAGCCGTGCAACTTGCATTGAAGGTATTAAGCAAGACTATGGACAGCACAAGCTTgacctcagagaagattgaattagCAGAGGTTTTCCTCTCACCTTCTGGAAAGGTCAAGTATGAAGTTTGCTCCCCAGAGGCATTGAATAAACTATTGGTGAAGTTTGGGGTGACTCAACCAGCAACAGACACTGCCTAG
- the LOC112751008 gene encoding abscisic acid receptor PYL4, whose amino-acid sequence MPPNPPKSSMLVHRINHTTTTGGAATVTRCNHLKKNSSPAVVIPDAVARYHTHAVAANQCCSAVVQEIAAPVSAVWSVVRRFDNPQAYKHFVKSCHVIGGDGAVGTVREVHVISGLPAGRSTERLEILDEEEHVLSFSVVGGDHRLANYRSVTTLHSSGGGDSSGSGTVVVESYVVDVPPGNTKEDTCVFVDTIVKCNLQSLAHIAENLTGRNCINNNNTKFCT is encoded by the coding sequence ATGCCTCCAAATCCACCAAAGTCTTCTATGCTAGTCCACCGGATCAACCACACCACTACCACGGGTGGTGCGGCCACTGTCACCAGATGCAATCATCTTAAGAAGAATTCTTCACCGGCCGTCGTCATCCCTGACGCTGTGGCGAGATACCACACGCATGCTGTGGCGGCGAACCAGTGCTGCTCAGCGGTGGTGCAGGAGATTGCCGCGCCTGTTTCTGCCGTATGGTCCGTCGTCCGCCGCTTTGACAACCCCCAGGCCTACAAGCACTTCGTGAAGAGCTGCCACGTCATCGGCGGCGACGGCGCCGTAGGAACAGTCCGTGAGGTCCACGTCATCTCCGGCCTCCCCGCCGGCCGGAGCACCGAGAGACTCGAGATCCTCGACGAAGAAGAGCACGTCCTCAGCTTTAGCGTCGTCGGCGGAGACCACCGCCTCGCGAACTACCGATCCGTTACTACGCTTCATTCCTCCGGCGGCGGAGATTCCTCCGGCTCCGGCACGGTGGTTGTGGAATCTTACGTGGTGGATGTGCCTCCGGGGAACACAAAAGAAGACACGTGCGTTTTTGTGGACACAATCGTAAAATGCAACCTTCAATCTTTGGCGCATATCGCTGAGAATTTAACAGGACGAAACTGCATCAACAACAATAACACCAAGTTCTGTacctaa